From one Deltaproteobacteria bacterium genomic stretch:
- a CDS encoding ferritin-like domain-containing protein, whose protein sequence is MVDQITYDPIYNTVAPDDFPAMLEVDRYGDRTGAFDSIIAATHDHFWDPTDPVYVNFEQPFDLSADTILPKEMVPELNSAVADRLDAQQRIELANESTRWVLSSILHGEQGALSLSASLCQLLRDPGAQEYAANQVREEARHVTAYAAYMKARWGAPLPAGHTLKVLLNEMVTAPEVYKKLVGMQMLVEGLAMGAFATLHSRAKDPLLVKLTQLVMTDEAFHHKFGKIWADRTIPKLTEEEHQRVEDWAAQCFQTLLFNLINAEQKQIIYARFDLDWQWVRAAVMEAFTDDDRRRLMKQSNNIFRVLIKTLLKAGIITERTRGLYAMWVDMDELAGESDEMVGDPIAMAGIEYLRDINRNRKRIGRALNGEAASAA, encoded by the coding sequence ATGGTCGACCAGATTACGTACGATCCGATCTACAACACGGTGGCGCCGGATGACTTCCCCGCCATGCTCGAGGTCGACCGCTACGGCGATCGCACCGGCGCGTTCGACAGCATCATCGCTGCCACCCACGATCACTTCTGGGACCCGACCGATCCGGTCTACGTAAATTTCGAGCAGCCCTTCGACCTGAGTGCCGACACTATCCTGCCAAAGGAGATGGTGCCCGAGCTGAACTCTGCCGTCGCCGATCGCTTGGACGCGCAGCAGCGTATCGAGCTGGCGAACGAAAGCACGCGCTGGGTGCTGTCGTCGATTCTCCACGGTGAGCAAGGCGCGCTGTCGCTCTCGGCCAGCTTGTGTCAGTTGCTGCGCGATCCGGGCGCGCAGGAGTACGCCGCCAATCAAGTGCGTGAAGAAGCGCGCCACGTTACCGCCTACGCCGCCTATATGAAGGCGCGCTGGGGTGCTCCGTTGCCAGCCGGCCACACGCTGAAGGTGTTGCTCAACGAGATGGTGACGGCGCCCGAGGTCTACAAGAAGCTGGTCGGCATGCAGATGCTGGTCGAAGGTTTGGCGATGGGCGCCTTTGCCACGCTGCATTCGCGCGCCAAGGACCCGCTGCTGGTCAAGCTGACGCAGTTGGTGATGACCGACGAGGCGTTCCATCACAAGTTCGGCAAGATCTGGGCTGACCGCACGATTCCAAAACTCACCGAAGAAGAGCACCAGCGCGTCGAAGACTGGGCCGCGCAATGCTTCCAGACGCTGCTGTTCAACCTGATCAACGCCGAACAGAAGCAGATCATCTACGCGCGCTTCGATCTCGACTGGCAATGGGTGCGCGCCGCCGTCATGGAGGCGTTCACCGACGACGATCGGCGTCGCCTGATGAAGCAGAGCAACAACATCTTCCGCGTGCTGATCAAGACGTTGCTCAAAGCCGGCATCATCACCGAGCGCACGCGCGGCCTCTACGCGATGTGGGTCGACATGGACGAGTTGGCCGGCGAGAGCGACGAGATGGTCGGCGATCCGATCGCGATGGCTGGCATCGAGTACCTGCGCGACATCAATCGCAATCGCAAACGCATTGGTCGCGCGCTCAACGGCGAGGCCGCGTCGGCGGCGTGA